The proteins below come from a single Leptotrichia sp. oral taxon 223 genomic window:
- a CDS encoding amino acid ABC transporter ATP-binding protein, whose protein sequence is MGKKVIEIKNIRKDFGKRTVLKDVNFDVHEKEVVSIIGSSGSGKSTLLRCINLLEKPTSGQVLIHGKDAMAGDVSLVHLREKVGMVFQQFNLFNNLSVLENCVIGQMKVLRKSRKEAEKIAKEFLAKVGMERFIHAKPNQISGGQKQRVAIARALAMQPEVLLFDEPTSALDPEMVGEVLKVMKDLAKSGLTMIVVTHEMDFAHDVSSRVVFMDQGVIVEDEKPENIFENPKHERTKEFLSRMLKK, encoded by the coding sequence ATGGGGAAAAAAGTTATTGAAATAAAAAATATTAGAAAAGATTTTGGAAAAAGAACTGTTTTAAAGGATGTAAACTTTGATGTTCATGAAAAGGAAGTTGTAAGTATAATTGGTTCGTCTGGAAGTGGAAAATCAACACTTTTAAGATGTATAAACCTGCTTGAAAAGCCTACGAGTGGACAAGTTCTAATTCATGGGAAAGATGCAATGGCAGGAGATGTATCACTTGTACATTTGCGTGAAAAAGTAGGAATGGTATTTCAGCAGTTTAATTTGTTTAATAACTTGAGCGTTCTGGAAAACTGCGTAATAGGACAAATGAAAGTTCTAAGAAAATCACGGAAAGAAGCTGAAAAAATAGCAAAGGAATTTTTGGCAAAAGTAGGAATGGAGCGTTTTATTCACGCAAAGCCAAATCAAATTTCGGGTGGGCAGAAGCAACGTGTGGCAATAGCAAGGGCATTGGCAATGCAGCCGGAAGTTTTGCTGTTTGATGAGCCAACATCAGCATTAGATCCTGAAATGGTTGGAGAAGTTCTGAAAGTAATGAAGGACTTGGCAAAAAGTGGACTTACAATGATTGTTGTAACGCATGAAATGGATTTTGCACACGATGTTTCAAGTAGAGTTGTGTTTATGGATCAGGGTGTAATCGTGGAAGATGAAAAGCCTGAAAATATTTTTGAAAATCCGAAACATGAGAGAACTAAGGAATTTTTGAGCAGAATGTTAAAAAAATAG
- a CDS encoding viral A-type inclusion protein, with protein MAKKNETKLALTEEEKARGLNAEEIKGLLINKAILETAKKYKFNDEEKEEFEYFFKNEKNKFFIAKAIEDKISVNENDVTKLYTDNKANFDAQNIPFSEAREIIQRDLLNQQLATLEAEELNKLVEGMEDKVEISKKEVLFSKGNSEVLKTLIVGKIIAKKMAEENFEENNKNDIEIIKDNVYMNYYLDLQVRKNVKVTQEEIAEIYENEKAKLGNVTPNSAYQQIANALLNNRAIEERNNLINKISEEYKIEEVAKEYTEAE; from the coding sequence ATGGCTAAAAAAAATGAAACTAAATTAGCTTTGACTGAAGAAGAAAAAGCAAGAGGTTTAAACGCTGAAGAAATAAAAGGACTTTTAATTAATAAAGCAATTTTAGAAACAGCTAAGAAATACAAATTTAATGATGAAGAAAAAGAAGAGTTTGAATACTTCTTTAAAAATGAAAAAAATAAATTCTTTATTGCAAAAGCAATTGAAGATAAAATTTCTGTAAATGAAAATGATGTTACAAAATTATACACTGACAACAAAGCAAACTTTGATGCACAAAATATTCCATTTTCAGAAGCAAGGGAAATTATTCAAAGAGATTTGTTAAATCAGCAGCTTGCTACACTTGAAGCTGAAGAATTAAACAAATTAGTTGAAGGAATGGAAGATAAGGTAGAAATTTCTAAAAAGGAAGTATTGTTCTCTAAAGGAAATTCTGAAGTATTAAAAACTTTAATTGTTGGTAAAATAATTGCTAAAAAAATGGCAGAAGAAAACTTTGAAGAAAATAATAAAAACGATATTGAAATTATTAAAGATAACGTATACATGAACTATTATTTAGACTTGCAAGTAAGAAAAAATGTAAAAGTTACTCAAGAAGAAATTGCTGAAATTTATGAAAATGAAAAAGCAAAATTAGGAAATGTAACTCCAAACAGTGCATATCAACAAATTGCCAACGCATTGTTAAATAACAGAGCAATTGAAGAAAGAAATAATTTAATAAACAAAATTTCAGAAGAATATAAAATTGAAGAAGTTGCAAAAGAATATACTGAAGCTGAATAA
- a CDS encoding ABC transporter permease subunit (The N-terminal region of this protein, as described by TIGR01726, is a three transmembrane segment that identifies a subfamily of ABC transporter permease subunits, which specificities that include histidine, arginine, glutamine, glutamate, L-cystine (sic), the opines (in Agrobacterium) octopine and nopaline, etc.): MKFSKIKNKILVLLVFVATFITGYSDDIKVGMECGYAPFNWFQNDAKNGAVKVDGGYCGGYDVEIAKVIAKKLNKNLVIVKTKWDALLGPALNSGKVDLVIAGMSATPERRQSLTFSKPYYESDLVVVVKKNGKYANAKSINDFTGAKITGQLNTLHYDVIDQMKGVQKQTAMESFPAMIVALNSGKIDGYISERPGAMAAQFSNPNLKFISFDKNTGFKYDTEEVNVAVGMKLGNTELEEQINKILDEDLTSKARQRIMEKAIQNQPNEASRSFFGWVAFFIQNNWMTFVKGTVSTLYISITGTVVGFFIGLMVALLRYSEAEIDGQVHKYKKNGLKVLNWFSSIYIAVFRGTPMIVQSMVIYYGLSQVFHLNLSPLVAALFIVSINTGAYMSEIIRGGIDSIDSGQFEAAKAIGMTNFQLMQSIIFPQMFRNILPMIGNELIVNIKDTSVLNVISVTELFFISNSVAGTYSRYYEVFIITSVIYFFLTFTLSLILKQIEKRIDGPQNFEILDDANGEEK; encoded by the coding sequence ATGAAATTTAGCAAAATAAAAAATAAAATACTAGTATTATTAGTTTTTGTTGCCACTTTCATAACAGGCTACAGTGATGATATAAAGGTTGGAATGGAGTGTGGATATGCTCCTTTCAACTGGTTTCAAAATGACGCCAAAAATGGTGCTGTGAAAGTGGATGGAGGTTATTGTGGCGGATATGACGTTGAAATAGCCAAAGTTATTGCAAAAAAACTGAATAAAAATCTGGTAATTGTAAAAACGAAATGGGATGCATTACTTGGTCCTGCATTGAATTCTGGAAAAGTTGATTTAGTTATAGCAGGAATGTCTGCAACACCTGAAAGAAGACAAAGCCTAACATTCTCAAAACCATATTATGAATCAGATTTAGTGGTAGTCGTGAAAAAAAATGGAAAATATGCAAACGCCAAATCAATTAATGATTTCACAGGAGCAAAAATTACAGGGCAGTTAAATACACTTCACTATGATGTCATTGATCAGATGAAAGGTGTTCAAAAGCAGACTGCTATGGAAAGTTTCCCAGCTATGATAGTTGCATTAAATTCTGGGAAAATAGATGGGTATATATCAGAAAGACCTGGAGCTATGGCAGCTCAGTTTTCAAATCCTAATTTAAAGTTCATTTCATTTGATAAGAATACAGGATTTAAATATGATACAGAAGAAGTGAATGTGGCTGTTGGAATGAAATTGGGAAATACAGAGCTGGAGGAGCAAATTAATAAAATATTAGATGAAGATTTAACTTCTAAAGCACGGCAACGTATTATGGAAAAGGCTATACAAAATCAGCCAAATGAAGCTTCACGTTCGTTTTTTGGATGGGTAGCATTTTTTATTCAAAATAACTGGATGACATTTGTGAAAGGTACAGTTTCAACACTGTATATTTCAATTACAGGTACAGTAGTAGGGTTTTTCATTGGATTAATGGTTGCATTATTGAGATATTCAGAAGCAGAAATCGATGGACAAGTTCATAAATATAAAAAAAATGGATTAAAAGTTTTAAACTGGTTTTCTTCAATATATATTGCAGTATTTAGAGGAACTCCGATGATTGTACAATCAATGGTAATCTATTATGGACTTTCTCAAGTATTTCATTTGAACTTGTCTCCACTGGTAGCAGCATTGTTTATTGTATCAATAAATACGGGTGCATATATGAGTGAAATTATCCGTGGAGGGATTGATTCGATTGATAGTGGACAGTTTGAAGCGGCAAAAGCTATTGGAATGACGAATTTTCAGCTGATGCAAAGTATTATTTTTCCGCAGATGTTTAGAAATATTTTACCAATGATTGGAAATGAGCTTATTGTAAATATTAAAGATACATCTGTATTAAATGTAATAAGTGTTACTGAGCTGTTCTTTATTTCAAATTCGGTTGCGGGAACTTATTCACGTTATTATGAAGTGTTTATTATAACAAGCGTGATTTATTTCTTCTTAACGTTTACATTGTCATTAATATTAAAACAAATTGAAAAAAGAATTGACGGGCCTCAAAATTTTGAAATTCTGGATGACGCTAATGGGGAGGAAAAATAA
- a CDS encoding glycerol dehydrogenase: protein MAKIINSPSKYIQGRNEIANLASYYKLRGNSGAYLLVDKFIFDNFKDKIVESFEKEGVNYHVEVFGGECSKNEINRNIDILKEKKCDAVFGIGGGKTLDAAKAVSYYENIPVFIVPTIASTDAPCSALSVIYTPNGEFEEYLFLKANPDMVIMDTDIIVNAPARLLVAGIGDALATYYEAKACVDSNAVSIAGGSITKAAIAIAELCKDTLFEDGLKAKISVENKVVTKALENIIEANTYLSGIGFESGGLAAAHAIHNGLTILEEGHHMYHGEKVAFGTITQLVLENRCLCEIKKVVEFCKSMGLPTTLNELGMGSVSKERLYEVAKASTAEGETIHNMPFKVTADDVFAAILVADELGKN, encoded by the coding sequence TTGCCAATTTGGCATCTTATTACAAATTACGTGGCAACAGCGGAGCCTATCTGTTAGTAGACAAATTTATTTTTGATAATTTTAAGGACAAAATTGTTGAAAGTTTTGAAAAGGAAGGCGTAAACTACCATGTTGAAGTTTTTGGTGGAGAATGCTCTAAAAATGAAATTAACCGAAATATTGATATTTTAAAAGAAAAAAAATGTGATGCAGTATTTGGAATCGGTGGAGGAAAAACTCTTGATGCAGCAAAAGCAGTGTCTTATTACGAAAACATTCCTGTATTCATCGTTCCAACAATTGCTTCAACAGATGCTCCATGCAGCGCTTTGTCAGTAATTTACACTCCAAACGGAGAATTTGAAGAATATCTGTTCTTAAAGGCAAACCCTGATATGGTAATAATGGATACAGACATAATCGTAAATGCGCCTGCCAGACTTCTTGTTGCTGGAATCGGAGATGCTCTTGCCACTTACTATGAAGCCAAAGCCTGCGTTGATTCAAATGCTGTTTCAATCGCTGGAGGAAGCATTACGAAGGCAGCCATTGCAATCGCAGAATTGTGCAAGGATACATTATTTGAAGACGGACTAAAAGCCAAAATTTCAGTGGAAAACAAAGTAGTTACAAAAGCTTTGGAAAATATAATTGAAGCAAATACTTATTTAAGTGGTATTGGATTTGAAAGTGGAGGACTTGCAGCAGCTCACGCTATTCACAACGGACTTACAATTTTAGAAGAAGGGCATCATATGTATCACGGTGAAAAAGTGGCATTCGGAACAATTACACAATTAGTTCTGGAAAACAGATGTCTATGTGAAATTAAAAAAGTTGTAGAGTTCTGCAAGAGCATGGGACTTCCAACAACATTGAATGAATTGGGAATGGGAAGCGTTTCTAAAGAAAGACTGTATGAAGTGGCAAAAGCAAGTACAGCCGAAGGTGAAACAATCCATAATATGCCATTCAAAGTTACTGCTGATGACGTTTTTGCAGCAATATTAGTAGCAGATGAACTTGGAAAAAATTAA